CACTGTAGGTTAGACATTCATTGATGTTGTCGTTGAGATGGCACTAGAGCTCAGATTCCGGCGGAAGTGCTCCATGAACATATTGTCCACCACTGGGCTCAATGTTCACCACAATGTAGAAGGAACAGAGCACTACAAGGTCATTACATAGATACTAGGAGCTTGTGCCTCTATCCTATCCAAGTTCTCTTCTTACACATGTAGTAAATATGTGGTGGTGCACCAAAGGACGCCGCGAACGTATCGTAGATTCAACCCCGCCATAAGGTCCGGTTCCGAACGTCGTGCATTTCCGGCGGAAGCTCGTTTCTGTGTGCTAGACTTCGTGAAATCGGTCCTTCATACGGCATAGTGTGGTGGGTCGTGGGTCCCTTTCCTTCTAGTTTAGGGCATGGCTCGAGAGTATGGGATCACACTGATAACGACGGAATAATCTGGTCTACAACTATCACCTAGCTCAATCTTGGTCCATATCCAATGTTATCGTGATTCACGCTAGCCATAGTTGGATTATTGTATAATACTTTACTAGACCATGGAATACATTTCCGATTTCTTCAGCTGGTGGCAGAATGGAGACGGGAAACCGGACTGTGGGACGGACCCACACCACGGTCTTTGGGGTTgtacggcggactaaatctagcttacggacaaaataaaatattaccaAATTTACCAATACCAACGCACTGTATATTAGCTCTACTATACTAACTATATACCATAATAactttagatataataacCCTAAAGATTAGGATCTAGTCTtatactaccactaccatcactaccaccactactaccaccatcactaccactaccactaccactaccactaccactaccactaccactaccactaccactaccactaccactaccactaccactaccactaccaatACAGCACTACCAATACAGCACTACCACTCGgcactattactattactactaccaccattaatttaataaatattattgattatatataagataaaactactatcttaaatttttaataataaatattctatataatagtatattttagagctttattaaatctatatcttaaaGTGCGTGGCAGTCGTGGCCGAATGTAAAACAGCGAGATTTCGGTAAAAAATCCGATAATCCGAAGTTTTGTCCGttagctagatttagtccgccgtagGTTGACCGCCATATGCCATATGTCTTGCGATCAAGGTAACCTCTGATGTTTGTGGCCTCTACGTAGTCCTTAAAATAACAACTGTTGTAGACATATATGCCAATCATACCCTGCGATACGTATTTGATATTGACTCTTTTTAGCTTTCCAATTTTCTGCAGCACGTTATCAATGTAAGCCTCTAAGAATTCCAAATGAAAAAGTAACATACGGCTTCAGCGCTCCCACCGGGCTTTGTGAAAGTCTCCACTGCATTTTTCCAATTCTTCTGGAAGCCTCTCCCTGTCGAACCCTGTCCACTTCAGAAGAGTGCGAACAGATGTACTGAAAAGTCGAGACATCTTCGTGGGCACAATATGCTCGTATCCCACTGGCGCTGTCGCTAGTATATACCAACGGTCGATCAAAAGGAGTAGCGAGTTCTCTCGATTTGGCAAGTATCAGAAGATTTGTTTTTCAGACTAATATGAATTTGTAGAACAATATAGCATATCATACGGCCTTCTACTACATTGCAGTGGGGATACAGGCCCTATTTATGCATAGGAATTTGGGAGTCTCATTCAGTTCTGAAGTCCGAATGAGATGGACAGGTCGTCCGCCTACCGACCGCCACGATCATCGGCGTGTGGCTTATGAAGGATACCCCTGAGAGCTGGCTTCGAAGCCAAGACGTGCTGACTAGACCTATGACATTTCTAACGTCTTACTATGTTCGGTCGAGTTGACTTGGCCTATGCGTATCTACGCGGCAGGCGCTTAAATTTACAGACTCAATGGACGAGAGATGTGACTAGGTGCGAAGAAGCTTAATACCGTTAGACGAGGCGCAAGGCTAGATGAATTGATAGGCCAATAGTCATCAGGCTGGCAGGAAGGATTCTAAAGGGGTCTGTGCAGTATAGTGACAAGGTGCCATACTCACACGAGATGATCTTTATGAGACACGACTTGGGTGATCAGATCTCTTCCAATCCATTTCGTTTCTTATCATTTTCGCGTCCGTTGGAGTTTGTGCACCTTGACGAGGCAGGGTTTCCAGTGGTTGACCGCGGCCAATATGCCCTATTTTTAGCATCTACGAGGAATCCTGGAGTTAGCGCTGGGGCATATCTGGTCAAACAAATCAGCAAAAAATCATTGGGGATAATGATCGCCAGCTTATGAGCAGTGTTGCGACCAATCAACAGCAAAGACGCTGATCATAACCTAACATTagtcatcctcctcccatACATAATTAACCACCATGAGCCAGAAACGTTACAAGTGCTCTTCTCCCATCCCAGACAGCCTTCAACACATTCCGGGCCCTCATGCATCTGATTTTACAATGGCATCCATTTTAAGATGGGCAAGAAACTCATCTAGGAGGGCTCCCCTCGCCCCCCATGTGTTTCCCAACCACTGGCTTTGACATAGTTACCCCATCCCAGATCCTCGAGGAGCGATTCGAGGACATGAGGAAAGGTCAATATTATCCTGTCAATATTGGCGACATCTTCCGCTCCAAATATCAGGTAGTTGGGAAGCTGGGGTTCGGTATTAGCTCTACAGTATGGCTCGCTCGCGACCTGGAGTAAGCTTGCTCCTATTCCTTGGCGTCTAGCCGCGATAATCTAATGGCGTCAGAGGGCATCAATACGTGACACTCAAACTGTACACGCGCAGTGAGTCAGACTTGGCCGAGTTTcagatttataatcttttgAACAAAGGGAGTTCATCACACCCCGGCTATGCTCATGTACGCCGAGCGCTAGACGTGTTCACCATTCCTCGCCCGGGAGGTGACCATTGTTGTCTTGTTCAGAAACCGATGTGGGAAAGCTTTCGGGATCTTCTCTACCGAAATCCCACTCATAGATTCACCGAGGAACTACTTAAGGCTGGGCTCATGCAGgttttccttgcccttgattATCTACATAACGAATGCAAGCTTGTTCACACAGGTAGGAACAAATTCACTCAACTACGACTGAGTacaagggaagaagaaggaagcaaAAAGAGTGCATGGTCGACTAACTATGTTACTGACTAGATATCAAGGGTGACAATATCCTGCAAGAAATCGAGGATGAATCAATCCTTGAAAAGTTTACCGAGGCTGAAATGGAGGACCCTTCACCTTGAAAGACCGTCAACGGTATCCCAGTATATGCGTCTAGACGATTTGAGTTGCCAAGCTCATTTGGCCGAGCCGTTCTCAGTGATTTTGGCTCAGCAGTGCGAGGGGATGAGAGGAGAAATCATGACGCACAGCCGAATGTTTACTGATCTCCGGAGGTAATGTTTAAGACCGAATGGAGCTATCCAGTGGATATATGGAATGTGGGCACTATGGTAAGTCCTAAAGTTCATATCTGTCAACAAATCCTTGCTACTCTATACAAATATGGATGACTAGATTTGGGACCTCTTCGAAGGAAAACACATGTTCTATGGCAACGATCCAGACGGGAAAGGATATTCTACCCGTGCGCACCTTGCGGAGGTGATTGGCCTTCTAGGACCGCCACCGTTGGATATGTTAAAGCGCGGAATACGGATCAACGAGTTCTTCACTGAAGACGGTATATACTATGTGGTTCTTGGATCCACGAAGCGTCAGCAAGCGGCTTATCAATATTCCATAGGCCAATGGAAACAAGATATCGAAATACCAGATCAAAGCCTAGAAATGTCGGAAAAATTCCTTAATGggagaaacaaagagatgTTTTTAACATTCATGAGGGTAACGTCGCAATGGAAGCCAGAGGATAGAAAGACGGCCAGAGAACTTCTTGAGGACCCTTGGCTCAATGACCGACTAGACTAATATACCAGTGACTCCATCATACAGATATTCAGTACCCTCCCTACTCCAGTTAGCTCAGATGACATTCCGGGCATTCAAGCTGCGACCAACACTGCCGACCTTATATTACAAGTCGTTCAACGCTGCCCATTCATATTTCTTGCCATGTCTTTCCTGAAGCAGCGACCCAATGACGAGACTATGCAATCTCTCCTTTTAGCAATACAATATGTTGAGTCTTTAATCGTCGTTATCATTTCACACATTGGTTGATTCGATTCCATCTCACAATTTGGGAGTGTTTCCTATACGACCCTATTATAcccaacatcttcttcattaaCATTTCAAATAAGGAATTACTTCCTATATTCCTCATCAATCTGAATCAACGCATCCATCCCATCCCGCTCCAAAGCTTCAGTGTCCAATACCATCGTCGCGATCAAGACCGCCGACATAGGCTGCAACGGCAGCACCGCCGTGCAGGGGGCGTAGAGCCGTTTGTGGGAAGCTCAACGCGAAGGCCAACAATGCTCTTGTCAGGGGTATGCGTGAGTTTGTATTGGTAGACGATGTTGATGGCAGGCATCGGGCGGCTAGCTTATTAGACTGGACGTCGAAGTTTGTGACATCAAATATACATACCTGGGATCGTAGGTTGGCTCTTCCATTTTGAGATTCGGATGCTGGTTTTGATTGTCCTGTAGCTTAAATTGGGAAGTTTGTCAGGATGCTTTTGTACTTCCAGGCCCCTCTTACGGTGACCAATTATGACACCATTAGCTCATATACGCTATTGTAGCGTTGGCATATCAGATATCGAAAACCTATTCGGCCCGAGCACCGTGCGGGTGGTACTGGACATCGCGCACCGGCATCCCGATGGGCTATCAATAGCCTATTCTATGCCGACCGCAATAGATTATCGATCTTAAGGTTCATATATCCAATTGGTCCTAGATTCAAatccattttctttgctggcTACTGGCACATAATGAGCAAGGATTTCCATAACATAAGCCCTACGGAAAGAACTGTTAATGCGACTCTAAACCTCCCGGCGACGAAGATCATTAACAAGCGTTCGTTACGGTCGGAACCGAGCTAGATCGGGAGCTCAGGTGTCTctgggaaaaagaaaaatgatgGGGCAGCTCTTCATTTTCCATTGGTATACTCTATATTCGAGACGTTGAGATGGGTGATGAGAACCCCGAAAGCCATAAATCCCCTCGCACGGGCCTCTCTCGCCCGTTGCGATTATAGTAGAATGGGCTCGGTTTTCACCGTCGGATTAATTTATTGAAGACCAGGCGTCTCACTAGGTCCAGACTTCCAGAACGTTTAACATGGTCAAAACATGTCTTGGTAAAGGACATTCTTGCGAGCTGCACATCTCCAACTAGTCCGCTTGAAGGCATGATCGTGGAGTCACGGGATGCACTTAAATGATTGAACACGCGACATCCTTCCGTATTTGCAACCCTACCATGATTAGTTTttgattgttgatattgttgatGAAACCTCGTGTGGTTGTTATTTCCACCGATATCGGCCAGTCAGAAACCTGGTTTCACGAGAAGTGCCTGCCAAGACTGTGAACTTTATTAAGGAGAAAAGTTTTCCATGTCGTATAAACAGAGATAAGGATTTTTCCTATCCGTGGGAACGACCAGTAGGAAGTCTTCTCACGGGCGCGATCGTTGGAAAACGCGTGGAAGCTCGTATTTATGGGTCCTAGGGTATAATCTCGGAGCTTTATAGCGTACCGTTGTCTCGGGCTGAACGGGCTAGATATAATTGTCTTAGCCCAAGCTAAGCTTAGTCGTCAATTAGGGACGCATCATTTTACCCTGAGTCCCTGACATGTTCTCCAGGCTGGGGGAAGTTGCCACTCTTAAGGTCCTTGGCCTAGAGTCATTTATCGCGAAATATTGCCACATACGGTACGAGGATGAGTATTCTCGGCGCGGGAAGACGGACACAGGCCGAGGTCCAACGTTACGAACCTTAAAATTTATGGCTTACAGGTTACAACCGTATGAGCGAGACTTTTTTAGACGCCACTCCATCCCCTAGCGGTGCTAGCACACACAACCACTGCACCAAGGATGATGCTGTTCTTATCCACTTAATCTTATTTTTGCGCATGGAGATCCCTGTATCTTCCGAACGTCTAATCAATCGTCTTAATCGCTGCAAGAACCACGTTGTGCGCCACGGTCCTATCCCCATTAAACGTAAAAAATGGCTGGCCCGTGTCCACAGTGGATCCGGCTCAGTACCTCATAGTTGGTAGCCACACCTTTCAGTCCCAAGGATTGGAATGTCGTTGTGACCCGTAGTGCGggcgccttcttctcgtttTCGCCGAGTCATGTCCATGTGTCCATATATGAGCTAGGTCTCTCTCCCGTATTAATCATTACAGCGATGGGTTCTTATTACGGGGATCACTATTGTCCCTCTCCATCCATCGGGCCGGGATGGTGTCAAATGCTAATAGCTGGGTGTGGTTGGCAGTCGTAGTGCTGATCGGTAGGTTATCTTAAACGTTGGGCAACTCTGCAGATCTCTAACAGATTTACCCTAGCATTGCTACGCTATGTCTCCCGCTGGCTTCAATTGGGTACGCCTAAAAATTTCCAAATTGAAGACCTTCTGATGATTGTCAATGTGGTGTGTTAGCAATTTTAATGCTCCCAGGCTTTACTGAGAGACTAACTATACCAGATTCTCTACGTTCTATTAACGGTGTATTTGATCGAGGTTGAAAAGTATGGGACCAATGGCATTCCCTTAGACAAAGTCGACCAGATCAAACCTTCAGCGATACCGGATCTTATCAAGGGTAGTAAACTAGTCATTGTGGTAGAACAGCTATGGCTCGGGGTCATCTGGGGATGCAAGGCCTGCTTGCTCTTGCTATACTCGACCATGACGTGAGTAAACAAGCTACCTTCGACGATTTACATCTAATCGAGCGATAGGTCTGGTCTTTCGCAACATCGAATTGTCAAACTTATCGGCACATTTTGTGCACTGAGTTTCGTGCTAGTTGAAATCCTCTTTTTCGCAGCATGGTGTCACCCCTTCTCCGCCTACTGGTCGGTCCCACCAAAGAACATACAGTGTTCCGTCTACCGCAATCACCTCATTCTAGTCCTGGCCCTGAATATCGCCACGGACCTGATGATCATGTGTATCCCATTGCCACTCTTGATCAAGGCCAAGCTCAGCCTCACCAAGAAAATTACCCTCTGTGCTGTTTTCTCACTGGGTATATTCGTCATCCTCTGCTCCATCCTATCCAAGTACTACTCGATATCGAATCCCTATGGAGACCGCTGGGTAGACTGGTACGTCCGAGAAGCAGCAACTGCGATCGTCGTGGCAAATATCCCCCAAACATGGACCCTGTTCCGCCGGATGTTCAACTGGAAGTCCTTCTTGGCACACTCGTCATATAACCGCAGCCACAGCCGCAGCAAGTACACGAACCGTCTTGATAGCTCCACCATCCATCTATCGCGATTTAAAGGTGGGGATAAGTCGCACACGCGCTCCGTTGATATCACGGCGTCTGGGGAACATATTAATCCGGACCAGCCGTTGGAAATCTGGGCGCATCGTCAGTTCCAGGTCACGAATGAACCGGGGGGATCGAGCGATAGCGGTAGTCAGAGTAGTGTCAGCTTGGAGTATGATACTACTGGACTAAATCCTCAGGGGAAGACGACTGTGACGACAAGGTCGTAATTAGACGTCTGCGTGATGTGGTATGAATGGCTGGGATGAATAATCATACACTAGAGCTTGTGTGGACATGCGTATTTTGAGACAGCGTTAACGTTTTTGGGAGGATGGTTATAATTAGAcatttatagatatttagaGATACCTCGATCGAGAAGAGCACACTTAGGGCCCAAAAACAATCCGTTCATAGGAATCCCGGAACCCGCCTGCCAAGCTGCTCCGGCATGCACTGACCAGGGTTAAATCCTTCCCGCAGCATTCGTCACTCATGGTTGCCTGCAGTTGGACCACGTATGATTGCAATTCATACTTTTATTTGGCCTTAAATCAAGTTATATCCAAGAAAACGCAAGATTTTGAAGTTTCACAACTGTCTAAAAGCTTATCTAGACCTATATACACCTCTGAAGTGAACCACCCACTTCCTACTCAAAACATATgctttaaattaatatctacaACAGTATCTATTCCACGTTGTCACGCTTCGCTTCACTCGTAACACTCGCCCTTCATCAAGACTCGCCGAACGTTACAATATGCCCGGGTTGGCATTTAACCCCGACAACGATATTCCGGACTTGTCCGGTAAAGTGATTTTCATCACAGGAGGTAAGTTGCCATGCGtcgacctcttccttttctctctaACGGCGAGCAGGAACGGCTGGTTTGGGTGCTCAGTCAGTCGCCCAGATGGCCAAGCATTCTCCGGCGCGAATCTATATCAGCGGTCGGAACGCGACAAGCGCAGAGAAAATCATCAAGGAAATTGCCGAGACTGGGTCAAACACGCCTGTATCATTCGTCGAATGTGACCTCACCTCTCTAGACTCCGTGAAAAGGGCCGCAGATGAGATCATCGCGAAAGAATCGCGACTCGACGTGCTCATGTGCAACGCAGGTATCATGGCACTCCCTCCAGGCCTAACAAATGACGGATACGAGGTGCAGTTCGGCACCAATCATCTAGGCCACGCACTACTGATCCAGAAGCTGTTACCACTACTCCAACGTACCGCCGAAAGAGGCGCGGATGTACGAGTCATTATCCTCACATCTAAAGGTTATCAGCTGCATCCCTATGGGGGCATCATTTTCGACGACTTGAAGACCACGCAGGATTATGGCTTCTTGGGTTCCTGGAGACGGTATGGTCAAAGCAAACTAGCCAATATCCTGTATACTCGGGAGTTGGCTCGTCGGTATCCAGCCATTACTGTCGTATCTGTTCATCCCGGGGTGATAACTACCGGTCTGGTTGAGAACCTAGGATGGGCTCATCGATGGTTTATCTATGTGACTACTTATAATCAAATGGTGACACTGGAGGAGGGTGCTTATAACCAGTTGTGGGCTGCTACCACGTCGAAAGATGGTTTGGAAACTGGTCAGTATTATATACCGGTTGGTGTTGCGTCTAACGACAAGCTCACTAAGACTGGGCGTGATGATGTATTGGCTGGTCAACTCTGGGAATGGACGGATAAGGCGCTGGAAGACTATTTGTGATTGATTCGGAAAGATAATGTTTTCTATAATCCCCTCtcgatttttcttttcctttttacctAAGGATTTTATGCTTGGTTAACTTCATTGTACCTTTGCCTTTTTTCccggaatatatatattcgaTGATGTCATAGCATCTTACACGTCAGCCCCCGTTTTGATAATAAACATGTTGGTATTTCGAAGGCTTATGCTGTAGAAGTTACAGCGCCACGGTGATCGTTCTATATACTACAGTTTacttcatttccttttcatatTCGAATGCCAGTAAAAACTCTCAGGTCGAGACTGATCCAGTGACGATGATTTCCCGAAACAAGACTAGTGACACTCACGTGTAGCGCTATTCCCGAAGTGGGGCTAGTGACTCGTCCATTCCAGAATTAAGATTCAATGATCACCAGATGCATTATACTTTTGCGCCAGATTTCTACGTGAGACCCCTGAAGAATTGTTTGGTATAAACCTATCGTTGGGTTTGCTACTTGGCAATGACGGAGTTCAATCGTACTCCGCGAGGTGGCAGGCATAGGAGTGCATGCGATCTATGTCGGCACAGAAAGGTACTGTACATTGAGTCCGGACGATATCCCGAATCCCGATGAATGACTTATCAACAACTGGTACAGATACGTTGTGATCGCGCCCAACCATCTTGTGAAAATTGCTTACTGGCGCGAGTGTCTTGTACCTTTACTGTGAAGCCATCTGAGGCGCGTAAAAGCATAAGACAGTAAGACACATCTTGAAGCTGCTTTCTGAGTTCCAATAGCCTGAAATCATCCCATCTAGGCGTCTCTCAGAGACTCAACGCCATGTACAAGATCTTGAAAACTTGATCACCAACGGCGACGCAGGCTCCCGTGGTCCAGCGAAAGCTTCGCCTACTCATCATTATTCCACGCAATCTCATTTTCATGACACGGCTGACTTTGAGAATGCCATGTCTACATTCCAACAGCATTTGGAATATTCTTGGCCCGGAGGTGATCGGTCATCCCACAGGGCCAACTTCTGCTCTGCAATTCTTCACCACACTGGTTCTCATTTCGACCTTGACGAATTCTTCAGTCAGGTCACGGGCTCGTACCACTCGCAATACGGGATGGAAGACAAGAAGCAAGCGATTTCTCAATGGCCTGACAAGCGTTTAGTCAGGAATTGTATTGAGTATTATGATCGTAAAGGGCTTTACTCGGTCTTTCCAATAGTCGATATTCGTGTGACCCGTGAGCTCTTCGACGCAGGTGTGCTAGACGACCAATCCAAAGCCAGCCCTGTGGCCAACAAGGCATGTCTAGTCGCATTCACGGCCCTCATAGCTCAGCTACATCGCCACAGTCCAATGTTCGCGAACGCCAAGCCAGATACTTACGTGCGCGCAGTATTATCGTTGTTACCGGACTTATTCATGGAAGAGGCTGACGTGAGAACATTGGAAACGTTCATTATATTGGTAGGTGGCTGAGGTGCGGAAATGGAACCAGTGTCTAATTTTTAcagacaatatatataccccCGACCGGGCAAAGCTACCCAGCCGAGATGATGCTTGCTGCGGCTGTACGCATCCTGTATAAGCTTGGTGGCCACCGACAACGCGCCCCCAGTGAGAATCACGGGACGCACAATCATTATCATATACGGTCGCTTTTCTGGCTCAGCTATTGGATGGACAAAGAAATGTCATTACGAGCGTGCCGCGAACCGATGATAAACGACGCAAGCTGTGACTTGGAATTGCCGTCCACCTATGTCTCCCAGTCCTCAACTTATCAGTTCCTACAGGCTCCCCTATCGTCCGACATACTATTATATCCTTCCGATCTCCGCCTTGCCTTGATCAAATCGAAAATCTATCGTCTGCTTCACTCCGAATCGGGCCGTGAAAAGCCCGAATCTACCCGGATGCAACGTATCCTTGAGTTAGATCAAGAGCTGAGTGCCTTGGAGTCGAGCTTTCCTGCACATTGCCAACCTCATGTTTTCGCAACACCGGACTGCCCTCTATACGCGTTCCATGATCTTAGCATGCGTGGGGTGACCTTGCACTTGGACTACTACTATTGTGTGAAAAGAATCCACGAGGCAAATGCCGCCTCCGGCACGCAGTACTCCTTTTCGTCGGGGATGGGACTTTCTTACCAAACGTCCCGATGTATGTTGCTATATATTAACCAAGTGCGGACTTTTATCACTTGGCATAGTTTCTGGTTCGTACCAACCGATATCCCCTCGCTATTCCTATGTACAAGCATGATTGACCTTCACGGCAGGATATATGCTCAATGGCTGCTATCGGCTGTGATATCTCTATTTTATCACTGTATGGCCAACCCCACATCTTCTACCTTTTCCGGGGATCTTGAAATTCTCGAAAATACACGAGACATTTTTACTTCTTTGATGCGCAATACCGAAGAGGGGAAGTGTATTGCGCCGTTCTATATTACCGAGGCTTTTGTTGACAAACTGATCCAATTCGCTAAGCAATCATACATGAGAGCCACCGCTATATGAGCGTTAACGTGTACACTACCTTTTTCTCCGATACGTTACAATTTCCTGACTATAATATGACTTTGACAATATTTCGAAGGAGGCTGGTACACTTACGACTTCCGCAGCTGCATAGTCAACTAGCTGGAACTTTAACACGAGGCAAGAAGGATCAAAAAGGCCCTTCTGGTTGGTCTATAGATACATATGGAGAGTTGATACCCAACCTCACGAGTCATGCCGCGGCACAGTACATCAAGGATACCGGAACAAATGCCGTTGTTTTAATTAGCTTCGGTTGTTCATTGGCGGCATTAAGCCGACTGTGGCCTCGATGATCTACGTGCTTGGACTTTCAAACCGCGGACCTCGAGGACCTCGAATTCCACCATGGGTCCTCGAACCTGCGCTCTTGGCAGACCTTAATTTTCCAATCGACTTTCTCATGTACATAGACTCCCTGATTGGCCTTCAACGCCGTATGGAAAGGTATGAAGTGCCGGGAAATCTGAGTGCAGCTCCACAGGTGAAACGCTTAATCACAACAGAGCAGCGCGCCAAGAAACACCGTCTTCTTTATCTGGACCCGCGAGGAACGTCCGAACCAATCGCTTCATTGCCGCTGAATAAGCGGGCCGTTTTTGTGCCGAGACATGAGATGCCAAGCCCAGATAACCAAGCATGCGTACTTGCTGACAAGACTGAATCTACAGTAGGGAAACTCGTCTTCACTGCCTATGAGCGGAGAATTCTTACTAACTAGCTCAACATGATCGGGTTCCTACATATCTGAAGAACTTACAGTGAGTATTACCTAGACATCAGTAGGGGGCACAAATCGTGCATAAAATGCTTACTGTCTCTACAGAATTACAATACTACGCATGGGCCTCATCACAAGCCAAGTAATCCCTCGGATTCGGTTTTCATAGCATGTGCTCCGAGTTAGAAATTAATCATTTCTTGATTGACACTAGACAAACTCGGTCATTTGTCGCTATCATTTGTTACGTGGAAACTTGGAATGTGTATACCCCAGCGAGTACTCCTGCAGACATAGATGCATAACAAGCTGCGCCCCAAAACAAAGGCGGTCTTGGCTGCAGATCTTGTGGCTCTCCGGATTCAATCTACTGCTCCAGCAGCCCCACTATACGGACTGTGAAACCCAGTCACGTTCGACCCATTCGTCATTCCAGGAGCGATTCACTGTGGTAGGTTGCGAAATGCTGTTGAATAATGATTGACACGCTGCGTTACCGTATTCAGAAGGTCAAGATTCGTTCTGCCTGTATCTCGAACATTCAAGCCGGAGTTTGCTGACGACGATGGTGACGAACGAGGACGGATCTAATCTATCGGCAGTAGACCTTGGTAGAACATGGAATCCCATCTGCTCATGGCCCCGCAAGTTGGATAATGAAGATTGGGGTATATATTGGGTTGCTATCGTCGGCATCGGGATGACAGTCACTCAGATCCTTCTTTCAACTGTTCACCGCCAGTGATATCTTCCTGTTGTTCCGACCCTCAATATGCAAATTATTTCTTTGAGCAAGCTGGCCATTCTAGGCCTGGCCGGCCTGGCAATTGCCCACCCCGGCGCCCACGAGCCCAGCTCAATGTCGCACTCCGCGAAGAGAAGCTTCCTCAACAACGCAAAGCGTTCCCTCAGCCAATGCAGCAGCCATCTGGAGCGCCGTGGAATCAACGACCGGATCCAGGCTCGCCGTGCGGCCGCATACGAGATGTACCGTA
This window of the Aspergillus flavus chromosome 8, complete sequence genome carries:
- a CDS encoding kinase-like domain-containing protein, which codes for MCFPTTGFDIVTPSQILEERFEDMRKGQYYPVNIGDIFRSKYQVVGKLGFGISSTVWLARDLEGHQYVTLKLYTRSESDLAEFQIYNLLNKGSSSHPGYAHVRRALDVFTIPRPGGDHCCLVQKPMWESFRDLLYRNPTHRFTEELLKAGLMQVFLALDYLHNECKLVHTDIKGDNILQEIEDESILEKRFELPSSFGRAVLSDFGSAVRGDERRNHDAQPNTEWSYPVDIWNVGTMIWDLFEGKHMFYGNDPDGKGYSTRAHLAEVIGLLGPPPLDMLKRGIRINEFFTEDGQWKQDIEIPDQSLEMSEKFLNGRNKEMFLTFMRVTSQWKPEDRKTARELLEDPWLNDRLD
- a CDS encoding ubiD family decarboxylase, whose protein sequence is MVSNANSWVWLAVVVLIALLRYVSRWLQLGTPKNFQIEDLLMIVNVILYVLLTVYLIEVEKYGTNGIPLDKVDQIKPSAIPDLIKGSKLVIVVEQLWLGVIWGCKACLLLLYSTMTSGLSQHRIVKLIGTFCALSFVLVEILFFAAWCHPFSAYWSVPPKNIQCSVYRNHLILVLALNIATDLMIMCIPLPLLIKAKLSLTKKITLCAVFSLGIFVILCSILSKYYSISNPYGDRWVDWYVREAATAIVVANIPQTWTLFRRMFNWKSFLAHSSYNRSHSRSKYTNRLDSSTIHLSRFKGGDKSHTRSVDITASGEHINPDQPLEIWAHRQFQVTNEPGGSSDSGSQSSVSLEYDTTGLNPQGKTTVTTRS
- a CDS encoding oxidoreductase (oxidoreductase, short-chain dehydrogenase/reductase family) gives rise to the protein MPGLAFNPDNDIPDLSGKVIFITGGTAGLGAQSVAQMAKHSPARIYISGRNATSAEKIIKEIAETGSNTPVSFVECDLTSLDSVKRAADEIIAKESRLDVLMCNAGIMALPPGLTNDGYEVQFGTNHLGHALLIQKLLPLLQRTAERGADVRVIILTSKGYQLHPYGGIIFDDLKTTQDYGFLGSWRRYGQSKLANILYTRELARRYPAITVVSVHPGVITTGLVENLGWAHRWFIYVTTYNQMVTLEEGAYNQLWAATTSKDGLETGQYYIPVGVASNDKLTKTGRDDVLAGQLWEWTDKALEDYL